A genomic segment from Modestobacter roseus encodes:
- a CDS encoding carbohydrate ABC transporter permease — protein sequence MATLDTAPRPQAPAAHPAPARSRRRRRGRTQGLIGWAFLAPFAVVFLVFLVAPLLYAFYLSLFSKGLATGERFAGLDNYTRAFTDPAFLNGVWFVVRFSLVVIPVQILVALAAALVLDSVTSRFARFSRLMIFVPYAIPAVIGAVIWGFLYSPNFGPLEQLFGDGAPFLLSPDNLFYGFTNVVTWQWAGYYMIIIYAALQGIDPAVYEAARIDGAGSWQIATRIKIPMISSALILILVFSLIGTLQFFTEPQVLTPISNGAISTDITPNVYAFNLAFRFAQFNYASAISFALGFVVFIGVYVFLFLTRKRGGFLK from the coding sequence ATGGCAACGCTGGACACGGCGCCGCGGCCGCAGGCCCCGGCCGCGCACCCGGCCCCCGCACGCAGCCGACGGCGCCGCCGCGGCCGCACCCAGGGCCTCATCGGGTGGGCCTTCCTGGCCCCCTTCGCAGTGGTGTTCCTGGTCTTCCTGGTCGCCCCGCTGCTGTACGCCTTCTACCTCAGCCTCTTCAGCAAGGGGCTGGCCACCGGTGAGCGCTTCGCCGGGCTGGACAACTACACCCGCGCGTTCACCGATCCCGCGTTCCTCAACGGCGTGTGGTTCGTCGTCCGCTTCTCGCTGGTCGTCATCCCGGTGCAGATCCTCGTCGCGCTGGCCGCCGCGCTGGTGCTGGACTCGGTCACCAGCCGCTTCGCCCGGTTCTCCCGGCTGATGATCTTCGTGCCGTACGCCATCCCGGCGGTGATCGGCGCGGTGATCTGGGGCTTCCTGTACAGCCCGAACTTCGGGCCGCTGGAGCAGCTGTTCGGCGACGGCGCACCGTTCCTGCTCAGCCCGGACAACCTGTTCTACGGCTTCACCAACGTGGTCACCTGGCAGTGGGCCGGCTACTACATGATCATCATCTACGCGGCCCTGCAGGGCATCGACCCCGCGGTCTACGAGGCCGCGCGGATCGACGGCGCGGGCTCCTGGCAGATCGCGACCCGGATCAAGATCCCGATGATCAGCTCCGCGCTGATCCTCATCCTGGTGTTCTCGCTGATCGGCACGCTGCAGTTCTTCACCGAGCCGCAGGTGCTCACCCCGATCTCCAACGGGGCGATCTCCACCGACATCACGCCGAACGTCTACGCGTTCAACCTGGCGTTCCGGTTCGCGCAGTTCAACTACGCCTCCGCCATCTCCTTCGCGTTGGGCTTCGTCGTCTTCATCGGCGTCTACGTCTTCCTCTTCCTGACCCGCAAGCGTGGAGGGTTCCTCAAGTGA
- a CDS encoding carbohydrate ABC transporter permease translates to MSVLTRTADVDAPPTGAAGAPRRRNRRSWGSHVFLAFLVLYFVLPLWFLVVASTKSGGGLFNSPNGALWFGDGFALFDNLRTLFTYNDGIYLRWLGNSLLYAVGGGVGATVLAVLAGYAFAKFDFPGRRLTFALLLGAVMVPMTALVIPTFVMLSEVQMTNTVWAVVLPSMLSPFGVYLMRVYCADAVPDELLDAARMDGAGEFRVFRQVALPLMRPAVVTVLLLSVVGTWNNYFLPLAVLSDSQLFPVTVGINLWQGLAGANNGGGVSLYTLIIVGSLVSILPLIAAFLGLQKYWQGGLSIGSLK, encoded by the coding sequence GTGAGCGTGCTGACCCGCACCGCCGACGTCGACGCCCCGCCCACCGGCGCCGCCGGCGCACCCCGCCGCCGGAACCGGCGCTCCTGGGGCTCGCACGTGTTCCTCGCCTTCCTGGTCCTCTACTTCGTGCTGCCGCTGTGGTTCCTGGTGGTGGCCAGCACCAAGAGCGGCGGCGGGCTGTTCAACTCGCCCAACGGCGCGCTCTGGTTCGGCGACGGGTTCGCCCTGTTCGACAACCTCCGCACGCTGTTCACCTACAACGACGGCATCTACCTGCGCTGGCTGGGCAACTCGCTGCTCTACGCCGTCGGCGGGGGAGTGGGGGCCACCGTCCTCGCCGTCCTGGCCGGCTACGCCTTCGCCAAGTTCGACTTCCCCGGCCGCCGGCTGACCTTCGCGCTGCTGCTGGGCGCGGTGATGGTGCCGATGACGGCGCTGGTGATCCCCACCTTCGTGATGCTCTCGGAGGTCCAGATGACCAACACCGTCTGGGCGGTGGTCCTGCCCTCGATGCTCAGCCCGTTCGGCGTCTACCTGATGCGGGTGTACTGCGCCGACGCGGTGCCCGACGAGCTGCTGGACGCCGCCCGGATGGACGGCGCCGGGGAGTTCCGGGTGTTCCGCCAGGTCGCCCTGCCGCTCATGCGCCCCGCGGTGGTCACCGTGCTGCTGCTGTCGGTGGTGGGCACCTGGAACAACTACTTCCTGCCGCTGGCCGTCCTGTCGGACTCGCAGCTGTTCCCGGTGACCGTCGGCATCAACCTCTGGCAGGGCCTGGCCGGTGCCAACAACGGCGGCGGGGTGTCGCTCTACACCCTGATCATCGTCGGCTCGCTGGTCTCGATCCTGCCGCTGATCGCGGCCTTCCTCGGCCTGCAGAAGTACTGGCAGGGCGGTCTGTCCATCGGCAGCCTCAAGTAG
- a CDS encoding alpha-N-arabinofuranosidase: MPAARLTLDPRFTVGAVHRRVFGSFVEHLGRCVYDGIYEPGHPAADSDGFRTDVLDLVRELGVSTIRYPGGNFVSGYRWEDGVGPRESRPRRLDLAWHSVETNQVGLHEFARWNDQVGSELMLAVNLGTRGVQEALDLLEYSNVRSGSALSDQRIADGTRDPFGVRMWCLGNEMDGPWQLGHRSAEDYGKLASQTAKAMRQLDPSVQLVVCGSSNSAMPTFGAWERTVLEHTYADVDYISCHAYYAEKDGDLAGFLASAVDMDHFIESVVATADHVKAVLRSEKTIDISFDEWNVWNQDRFHDEDQITDIEQWPYAPRLLEDVYSVADAVVVGSLLISLLKHADRVTSASLAQLVNVIAPIMTEPGGPAWRQTTFFPFALTSRLARGNALRVELESETYPTGKFGDVPVVDAVATHDPETGRTALFLVNRAIEGPVTVTVDAAALGGARVLETHTLTDGDPYAANTLAEPNRVVPGENKSALLEDGVLTVELPPVSWTAISLG; the protein is encoded by the coding sequence ATGCCCGCAGCACGTCTCACGCTCGACCCGCGCTTCACCGTCGGCGCCGTCCACCGCCGGGTCTTCGGCTCCTTCGTCGAACACCTCGGCCGCTGCGTCTACGACGGCATCTACGAGCCGGGCCACCCGGCCGCCGACTCCGACGGCTTCCGCACCGACGTCCTGGACCTGGTCCGCGAGCTGGGGGTGTCGACGATCCGGTACCCGGGCGGCAACTTCGTCTCCGGCTACCGCTGGGAGGACGGCGTCGGCCCGCGGGAGTCCCGGCCCCGCCGGCTCGACCTCGCCTGGCACTCCGTGGAGACCAACCAGGTCGGCCTGCACGAGTTCGCCCGCTGGAACGACCAGGTCGGCAGCGAGCTGATGCTGGCGGTCAACCTCGGCACCCGCGGTGTCCAGGAGGCGCTGGACCTGCTCGAGTACAGCAACGTCCGGTCCGGCTCGGCGCTGTCGGACCAGCGCATCGCCGACGGCACCCGGGACCCCTTCGGCGTCCGCATGTGGTGCCTGGGCAACGAGATGGACGGCCCCTGGCAGCTCGGGCACCGCAGCGCCGAGGACTACGGCAAGCTCGCCAGCCAGACGGCGAAGGCGATGCGCCAGCTGGACCCCTCGGTGCAGCTGGTGGTGTGCGGCAGCTCCAACTCCGCGATGCCGACGTTCGGCGCGTGGGAGCGCACCGTCCTGGAGCACACCTACGCCGACGTCGACTACATCTCCTGCCACGCCTACTACGCCGAGAAGGACGGCGACCTGGCCGGCTTCCTCGCCTCGGCCGTCGACATGGACCACTTCATCGAGTCCGTCGTCGCCACCGCCGACCACGTCAAGGCGGTGCTGCGCAGCGAGAAGACGATCGACATCTCCTTCGACGAGTGGAACGTCTGGAACCAGGACCGCTTCCACGACGAGGACCAGATCACCGACATCGAGCAGTGGCCCTACGCCCCGCGGCTGCTCGAGGACGTCTACTCCGTCGCCGACGCGGTCGTGGTGGGCAGCCTGCTGATCTCGCTGCTCAAGCACGCCGACCGGGTGACCTCGGCGAGCCTCGCGCAGCTGGTCAACGTGATCGCGCCGATCATGACCGAGCCCGGCGGCCCGGCCTGGCGGCAGACGACGTTCTTCCCGTTCGCGCTCACCTCCCGGCTGGCCCGGGGCAACGCGCTGCGGGTCGAGCTGGAGTCCGAGACCTACCCCACCGGGAAGTTCGGCGACGTCCCGGTCGTGGACGCCGTGGCCACGCACGACCCGGAGACCGGCCGCACCGCGCTGTTCCTGGTCAACCGGGCCATCGAGGGGCCGGTGACGGTGACCGTCGACGCCGCAGCCCTGGGCGGTGCCCGGGTCCTGGAGACCCACACGCTGACCGACGGCGACCCGTACGCGGCCAACACCCTGGCCGAGCCGAACCGGGTGGTCCCGGGCGAGAACAAGAGCGCCCTGCTGGAGGACGGCGTCCTCACCGTCGAGCTGCCCCCGGTCTCCTGGACGGCGATCAGCCTCGGCTGA
- the selA gene encoding L-seryl-tRNA(Sec) selenium transferase, translated as MTTDPRRAVPRTDTVLAEPQVAAAVARLGRDLVKTAVQAAQQQVREGALAPDDVVPAVLDGLPGSTSSLRPVLNATGVLVHTNLGRAPLSPAAVDAVVAASGTTDVEIDLATGRRGPRGEGALGALLDAVPAAGAALVVNNCAAALALVATALGGELVIARGELVEIGDGFRIPELITSTGARLREVGTTNRVAVADYTGALGPDTGAVLKVHPSNFVVRGFTRSADVAELSTALAGTGVPLVADVGSGLLRPHPLLPDEPDLQTTLAGGADLALCSGDKLLGGPQAGIVLGRAELVQRLRRHPLYRALRVDKTTLAALEATLRGPVPPVRRMLDADLAGLRARAAAVAAALRARGVEADAVEATARVGGGGAPEFELPSAAVAVPLAFAGPLRAASTPVVGYAAGDRTHLDLRSLAPADDERLTAMVLEVAATWT; from the coding sequence ATGACGACCGACCCCCGCCGCGCAGTGCCGCGCACCGACACCGTCCTCGCCGAGCCGCAGGTCGCCGCCGCCGTCGCCCGGCTGGGGCGGGACCTGGTCAAGACCGCGGTGCAGGCCGCGCAGCAGCAGGTGCGCGAGGGGGCACTGGCCCCGGACGACGTCGTCCCCGCGGTGCTGGACGGGCTGCCGGGCAGCACCAGCAGCCTGCGTCCGGTGCTCAACGCCACCGGGGTGCTGGTGCACACCAACCTCGGCCGGGCGCCGCTGTCGCCGGCGGCCGTGGACGCCGTCGTGGCCGCCAGCGGGACCACCGACGTGGAGATCGACCTGGCCACCGGCCGCCGCGGGCCGCGCGGGGAGGGGGCGCTCGGCGCGCTGCTGGACGCCGTCCCCGCCGCGGGGGCCGCGCTGGTGGTGAACAACTGCGCCGCCGCGCTGGCCCTGGTCGCCACCGCGCTCGGTGGTGAGCTGGTCATCGCCCGCGGCGAGCTGGTCGAGATCGGCGACGGCTTCCGCATCCCCGAGCTGATCACCAGCACCGGCGCGCGGCTGCGTGAGGTCGGCACGACCAACCGGGTCGCCGTCGCCGACTACACCGGCGCGCTGGGACCGGACACCGGCGCCGTGCTCAAGGTGCACCCGTCGAACTTCGTCGTCCGCGGGTTCACCCGGTCCGCCGACGTCGCCGAGCTGTCCACCGCGCTGGCCGGCACCGGCGTGCCGCTGGTCGCCGACGTGGGCAGCGGGCTGCTGCGCCCGCACCCGCTGCTGCCCGACGAGCCGGACCTGCAGACCACCCTCGCCGGCGGCGCCGACCTGGCGCTGTGCAGCGGGGACAAGCTGCTCGGCGGGCCGCAGGCCGGGATCGTGCTCGGCCGCGCGGAGCTGGTCCAGCGGCTGCGCCGGCACCCCCTGTACCGCGCGCTGCGGGTGGACAAGACGACGCTCGCCGCCCTGGAGGCCACGCTGCGCGGGCCGGTGCCGCCGGTGCGCCGGATGCTGGACGCCGACCTCGCCGGGCTGCGTGCCCGCGCCGCCGCCGTCGCGGCGGCCCTCCGCGCGCGGGGCGTGGAGGCCGACGCCGTCGAGGCCACCGCCCGGGTCGGCGGCGGGGGAGCGCCGGAGTTCGAGCTCCCCAGCGCCGCGGTGGCCGTGCCGCTGGCCTTCGCCGGCCCGCTGCGGGCCGCGAGCACCCCGGTGGTCGGGTACGCCGCCGGTGACCGCACGCACCTGGACCTGCGCAGCCTGGCCCCCGCCGACGACGAGCGGCTGACCGCGATGGTGCTGGAGGTGGCGGCCACGTGGACGTGA
- the selB gene encoding selenocysteine-specific translation elongation factor, which translates to MDVIATAGHVDHGKSTLVRALTGMEPDRWEEERRRGLTIDLGFAWTTLPGGRRLAVVDVPGHERFVGNMLAGVGSVPAALVVVAADDGWSAQTAEHVAVLDALGVRHGLLAVTKADLADPGPALADATERLAGTSLGRLPAVAVSARSGAGVPELTAALEGVLAALPAPDPAAAVRLWVDRAFTIRGAGTVVTGTLAAGTVRAGDRFALGDREVTVRGLQSLGAPVESATATARVALNLRGVAVEEIARGDALLTPGAFRRTAELDVSLATPTEDRLPAELVVHIGSATVSARVRPLDGSALRLRLSAELPLRVGDRLLLRDPGARRVLGADVRDVDPPELRRRGAARSRGAELAGQPAGEAGALADLTRRRFVRRADFVAMGWPVPADATEVGPWLIAPGLADELAARVPQVVARYRQLRPLETGPPIAVLRSALELPDADLVPAVVRPPLALRDGRVVAGSAGLPPHVQRAVDEVRARLAGAPFAAPEAPDLVAAGLGPRELAAAVRDEQLVRIAEGIYLAPGVAEEARRRLAGLPQPFTLSDARKAWDTTRRVAVPLAEWLDARGVTVRQPDNTRRLR; encoded by the coding sequence GTGGACGTGATCGCGACCGCCGGCCACGTCGACCACGGCAAGTCGACCCTGGTGCGGGCGCTGACCGGGATGGAGCCCGACCGGTGGGAGGAGGAGCGCCGGCGCGGCCTCACCATCGACCTCGGCTTCGCCTGGACGACGCTGCCCGGCGGCCGCCGGCTCGCCGTGGTGGACGTGCCCGGCCACGAGCGGTTCGTCGGCAACATGCTCGCCGGCGTCGGCTCCGTGCCGGCCGCGCTGGTCGTGGTGGCCGCCGACGACGGCTGGTCGGCGCAGACCGCCGAGCACGTGGCCGTGCTGGACGCGCTCGGGGTGCGGCACGGGCTGCTCGCCGTCACCAAGGCCGACCTCGCCGACCCCGGCCCGGCGCTCGCCGACGCCACCGAACGGCTGGCCGGCACCTCGCTGGGGCGGCTGCCGGCGGTGGCCGTCAGCGCCCGCAGCGGGGCGGGGGTGCCGGAGCTCACCGCCGCCCTGGAGGGCGTGCTGGCGGCGCTGCCGGCGCCGGACCCGGCCGCGGCGGTGCGGCTGTGGGTCGACCGGGCCTTCACCATCCGCGGCGCCGGCACCGTGGTCACCGGCACGCTCGCCGCCGGCACCGTGCGCGCCGGGGACCGCTTCGCCCTCGGCGACCGCGAGGTGACCGTGCGCGGGCTGCAGTCGCTCGGGGCGCCGGTCGAGTCGGCGACGGCCACCGCCCGGGTGGCGCTGAACCTGCGCGGGGTGGCGGTCGAGGAGATCGCCCGCGGAGACGCGCTGCTCACCCCGGGCGCGTTCCGCCGCACCGCGGAGCTGGACGTCTCCCTCGCCACCCCGACCGAGGACCGGCTGCCGGCAGAGCTGGTGGTGCACATCGGCTCGGCCACCGTCTCGGCGCGGGTGCGCCCGCTGGACGGGTCGGCGCTGCGGCTGCGGCTGAGCGCGGAGCTGCCGCTGCGGGTCGGCGACCGGCTGCTGCTGCGCGACCCCGGCGCCCGCCGGGTGCTCGGGGCCGACGTGCGCGACGTCGACCCGCCGGAGCTGCGCCGCCGCGGGGCGGCCCGGTCACGGGGCGCGGAGCTGGCCGGGCAGCCGGCGGGGGAGGCCGGTGCGCTGGCCGACCTGACGCGGCGCCGGTTCGTGCGGCGGGCGGACTTCGTCGCGATGGGCTGGCCGGTGCCCGCCGACGCGACCGAGGTGGGGCCGTGGCTGATCGCGCCGGGGCTGGCCGACGAGCTCGCCGCGCGGGTCCCGCAGGTGGTGGCCCGCTACCGGCAGCTGCGTCCGCTGGAGACCGGTCCGCCGATCGCGGTGCTGCGCTCGGCGCTCGAGCTGCCCGACGCCGACCTGGTGCCGGCGGTGGTGCGGCCGCCGCTGGCGCTGCGCGACGGCCGGGTCGTCGCCGGGAGCGCCGGGCTGCCGCCGCACGTGCAGCGGGCGGTCGACGAGGTGCGCGCGCGGCTGGCCGGGGCCCCGTTCGCGGCGCCCGAGGCACCGGACCTCGTCGCCGCCGGGCTCGGCCCGCGGGAGCTGGCGGCCGCGGTGCGCGACGAGCAGCTGGTCCGGATCGCCGAGGGGATCTACCTCGCGCCCGGCGTGGCCGAGGAGGCGCGGCGCCGGCTGGCCGGCCTGCCGCAGCCGTTCACCCTCAGCGACGCGCGCAAGGCCTGGGACACCACGCGCCGGGTCGCCGTCCCGCTGGCCGAGTGGCTGGACGCGCGCGGGGTCACCGTGCGGCAGCCGGACAACACCCGCCGGCTGCGCTGA
- a CDS encoding enoyl-CoA hydratase-related protein: protein MTSATSDDRVLTVDVSAGVARLTLDSPADRNALSRALRAQLRGALDDALADDAVRVVVLDHTGRVFCSGMDLREATGGASSDQGVREFPELLDRLWHAPKPVVAVVRGPARAGGVGLAAACDVVVAGASASFAFSEVRLGLVPAVISAVCRPRMQPHAAHRLMLTGEVFDAATAASAGLVDLAVPDDEVDATVAAQVSALAAGAPAALAATKRLLRGGDDLAGRFPELAELSARAFASAEGQEGIAAFREKRPARWVPAGD from the coding sequence GTGACCTCCGCGACCAGCGACGACCGCGTGCTCACCGTCGACGTCTCCGCCGGGGTGGCCCGGCTGACGCTGGACTCCCCCGCCGACCGCAACGCGCTCTCCCGGGCCCTGCGCGCCCAGCTCCGCGGCGCCCTGGACGACGCACTGGCCGACGACGCGGTGCGGGTGGTCGTGCTCGACCACACCGGGCGGGTGTTCTGCTCGGGGATGGACCTGCGCGAGGCCACCGGCGGGGCGAGCAGCGACCAGGGGGTGCGCGAGTTCCCCGAGCTGCTGGACCGGCTGTGGCACGCGCCCAAGCCGGTGGTCGCCGTCGTCCGGGGTCCGGCCCGGGCCGGCGGGGTGGGGCTGGCGGCGGCCTGCGACGTCGTCGTCGCCGGGGCGTCGGCGTCCTTCGCCTTCAGCGAGGTGCGGCTCGGGCTGGTGCCGGCGGTGATCTCCGCGGTCTGCCGCCCGCGGATGCAGCCGCACGCCGCCCACCGGCTGATGCTCACCGGCGAGGTCTTCGATGCCGCCACCGCGGCGTCCGCGGGGCTGGTCGACCTCGCGGTGCCCGACGACGAGGTGGACGCCACCGTGGCCGCCCAGGTCAGCGCGCTGGCGGCCGGTGCGCCGGCAGCGCTGGCGGCGACCAAGCGGCTGCTCCGTGGCGGTGACGACCTCGCCGGCCGGTTCCCGGAGCTGGCCGAGCTGTCCGCCCGGGCGTTCGCCTCCGCAGAGGGTCAGGAGGGCATCGCCGCGTTCCGGGAGAAGCGCCCGGCCCGCTGGGTGCCGGCCGGCGACTGA
- the hemW gene encoding radical SAM family heme chaperone HemW: MTASLPLLTGARASDPVLPADPAMLPDSARAGLATTPFGLYVHVPFCATRCGYCDFNTYTSDELGPGANRSEYAATAIAELRLAAEVLGPDRPAVQTVFVGGGTPTLLPAGDLVAVMDAVRELFPVAPGMEVTTEANPESVTPESLAVLREGGFTRISLGMQSAAEHVLAVLDRRHTPGRAVQAAAEARAAGFEHVNLDLIYGAPGETDADWQASLDAVLAAPVDHVSAYALIVEQGTRLARRVARGELPMPDDDVLADRYEQADRAFGGAGLGWYEVSNWARDRAARCRHNELYWANANWWGIGPGAHSHVGGLRWWNVKHPAAYADRLASGEHPAANVELLTPADQALERVMLGLRLRDGLPLTALSEAGRARAAESVVRGLLEPAAHTGGRAVLTDRGRLLADAVVRDLTD; the protein is encoded by the coding sequence ATGACTGCCAGCCTGCCCCTGCTCACCGGTGCCCGCGCGAGCGACCCGGTGCTGCCGGCCGACCCGGCGATGCTCCCCGACAGCGCCCGGGCCGGCCTGGCCACCACCCCGTTCGGCCTGTACGTGCACGTGCCGTTCTGCGCGACCCGCTGCGGCTACTGCGACTTCAACACCTACACCTCCGACGAGCTCGGCCCGGGCGCCAACCGCAGCGAGTACGCGGCCACCGCGATCGCCGAGCTGCGGCTGGCCGCCGAGGTGCTGGGCCCGGACCGGCCCGCGGTGCAGACCGTCTTCGTCGGCGGCGGCACCCCCACGCTGCTGCCGGCCGGCGACCTGGTCGCGGTGATGGACGCCGTCCGGGAGCTGTTCCCCGTGGCGCCCGGCATGGAGGTGACCACCGAGGCCAACCCGGAGTCGGTCACCCCGGAGTCGCTGGCCGTGCTGCGCGAAGGCGGCTTCACCCGGATCAGCCTGGGCATGCAGTCCGCCGCCGAGCACGTGCTCGCCGTGCTCGACCGCCGGCACACCCCCGGCCGGGCGGTGCAGGCCGCCGCCGAGGCGCGCGCCGCCGGCTTCGAGCACGTGAACCTCGACCTGATCTACGGCGCGCCGGGGGAGACCGACGCCGACTGGCAGGCCTCGCTGGACGCCGTCCTCGCCGCGCCGGTCGACCACGTCAGCGCCTACGCGCTGATCGTCGAGCAGGGCACCCGGCTGGCCCGCCGGGTCGCCCGCGGCGAGCTGCCGATGCCGGACGACGACGTGCTCGCCGACCGGTACGAGCAGGCCGACCGCGCGTTCGGCGGCGCAGGTCTGGGCTGGTACGAGGTGTCCAACTGGGCGCGCGACCGGGCCGCCCGCTGCCGGCACAACGAGCTGTACTGGGCCAACGCCAACTGGTGGGGGATCGGGCCCGGCGCGCACTCGCACGTCGGTGGGCTGCGCTGGTGGAACGTCAAGCACCCGGCCGCCTACGCCGACCGGCTCGCCTCCGGAGAGCACCCGGCGGCCAACGTCGAGTTGCTCACCCCCGCCGACCAGGCGCTGGAACGGGTGATGCTGGGGCTCCGGCTGCGCGACGGGCTGCCGCTCACCGCGCTCAGCGAGGCCGGCCGCGCCCGTGCGGCGGAGTCGGTCGTCCGCGGGCTGCTGGAACCGGCGGCGCACACCGGCGGGCGGGCGGTGCTGACCGACCGCGGCCGGCTGCTCGCCGACGCCGTCGTCCGCGACCTGACGGATTAG
- a CDS encoding Cache 3/Cache 2 fusion domain-containing protein produces the protein MRWSTPGNTPPATAVVAPPPPPPTRPRRRAEHDGTLETAAKQAGVLSAASREVSDTSREAAESLTELRASISDISASTSRASTVAEEAVREAQSVDERIAALQTASESITEMVRLISAISQQSRFLALNAFVEAARAGEVGRGFAVVADEVKQLASRTAQAAEDIGSQIEAVQSETRQAVSAIQRITGTLGSIAEAQDAISAAVDQQRAATDRVVDNVDRAASGSARITDAVAQLADSQRLAYVRRALTTAQDLLDDAGGVELGERTVDLTVRDQATGAAHAATLPELLLGGVPVDRDDDPRRPAPLVDAVVAEVGGSCTLFQRLDATDSMVRATTSVLTPAGRRNIGTYISRTNADGSANPVLAAVLAGQTYTGPATVAGKPFFTAYTGVHSASGELIGMLYVGLPLDEIG, from the coding sequence GTGCGCTGGTCCACTCCCGGGAACACCCCGCCGGCGACGGCGGTCGTCGCACCGCCGCCGCCACCGCCCACCCGTCCCCGCCGGCGGGCCGAGCACGACGGCACGCTGGAGACCGCGGCCAAGCAGGCCGGTGTCCTCTCGGCGGCCAGCCGGGAGGTCTCCGACACCTCGCGTGAGGCAGCGGAGTCGCTGACCGAGCTGCGCGCCTCGATCTCCGACATCTCCGCCAGCACCTCGCGCGCCTCGACCGTCGCCGAGGAGGCCGTGCGTGAGGCGCAGTCCGTCGACGAGCGGATCGCCGCGCTGCAGACGGCGAGCGAGTCGATCACCGAGATGGTCCGGCTGATCTCCGCGATCAGCCAGCAGAGCCGGTTCCTGGCGCTCAACGCCTTCGTCGAGGCCGCCCGCGCCGGGGAGGTCGGGCGCGGTTTCGCCGTCGTCGCCGACGAGGTCAAGCAGCTGGCCAGCCGCACCGCCCAGGCCGCGGAGGACATCGGGTCGCAGATCGAGGCGGTGCAGTCCGAGACCCGCCAGGCGGTCAGCGCGATCCAGCGGATCACCGGCACGCTGGGCTCGATCGCCGAGGCGCAGGACGCGATCAGCGCCGCGGTCGACCAGCAGCGCGCCGCCACCGACCGGGTCGTCGACAACGTCGACCGGGCCGCCAGCGGCTCGGCCCGGATCACCGACGCCGTCGCCCAGCTGGCCGACAGCCAGCGGCTGGCCTACGTGCGTCGCGCGCTCACCACCGCCCAGGACCTGCTCGACGACGCCGGTGGGGTCGAGCTCGGCGAGCGCACCGTGGACCTGACCGTGCGGGACCAGGCGACCGGCGCCGCGCACGCCGCCACCCTCCCGGAGCTGCTGCTCGGCGGTGTGCCGGTGGACCGCGACGACGACCCCCGCCGGCCCGCGCCGCTGGTCGACGCCGTCGTCGCCGAGGTCGGCGGGAGCTGCACGCTGTTCCAGCGGCTGGACGCCACCGACAGCATGGTCCGGGCCACGACGTCGGTGCTGACCCCGGCCGGGCGGCGCAACATCGGCACCTACATCTCGCGCACGAACGCCGACGGCAGCGCCAACCCGGTGCTCGCCGCCGTGCTCGCGGGGCAGACCTACACCGGGCCGGCCACCGTCGCCGGGAAGCCGTTCTTCACCGCCTACACCGGCGTGCACTCCGCCAGCGGCGAGCTCATCGGCATGCTCTACGTCGGCCTGCCGCTGGACGAGATCGGCTGA
- a CDS encoding ABC transporter ATP-binding protein — MPDTPALEIEGLTIRYGGTVAVDALDLRIGAGETVALLGPNGAGKSSTVNAALGLFRPAAGRVRLLGREPDAAVRAGAVGAMLQHGGLPSETRVREVLRLVAGRYPTPWPLADLAATVGIDGLLDRRTDALSGGQRQRVLLAVALVGSPPLLLLDEPTAAMDVEARRAFWATMRGLAGRGHTIVFATHHLEEAEAVADRVVVVDGGRVVADGSVADVTRGAGERTVRFRVPEPHPELAGLAGVTGVGGSADVVELVTSDAEATLRALLSRFDRLPDLEVRGASLEQAFLALLDGRAADRPTTRPTTGADR; from the coding sequence GTGCCCGACACCCCCGCCCTCGAGATCGAGGGCCTGACCATCCGCTACGGCGGCACCGTCGCCGTCGACGCCCTGGACCTGCGCATCGGTGCCGGTGAGACCGTCGCCCTGCTCGGCCCGAACGGCGCCGGCAAGTCCTCGACCGTGAACGCGGCCCTGGGGCTGTTCCGCCCCGCCGCCGGCCGCGTGCGGCTGCTGGGCCGGGAGCCGGACGCCGCCGTCCGGGCCGGCGCCGTCGGCGCGATGCTGCAGCACGGCGGCCTGCCGAGCGAGACGCGGGTGCGGGAGGTGCTCCGGCTCGTCGCCGGCCGGTACCCGACGCCCTGGCCGCTGGCCGACCTGGCCGCCACCGTGGGCATCGACGGGCTGCTCGACCGGCGCACCGACGCCCTCTCCGGCGGGCAGCGTCAGCGGGTGCTGCTGGCGGTCGCACTGGTCGGCTCCCCGCCGCTGCTGCTGCTCGACGAGCCGACCGCGGCGATGGACGTCGAGGCGCGGCGGGCGTTCTGGGCGACGATGCGCGGGCTGGCCGGGCGGGGGCACACGATCGTCTTCGCCACCCACCACCTGGAGGAGGCCGAGGCGGTGGCCGACCGCGTGGTCGTCGTCGACGGCGGGCGGGTGGTGGCCGACGGATCGGTCGCCGACGTGACCCGGGGTGCGGGGGAGCGCACGGTCCGCTTCCGCGTCCCCGAGCCGCACCCGGAGCTCGCCGGGCTGGCCGGGGTCACCGGCGTGGGCGGCTCGGCCGACGTCGTCGAGCTGGTGACCAGCGACGCGGAGGCCACCCTGCGAGCGCTGCTGTCCCGCTTCGACCGGCTGCCGGACCTGGAGGTCCGGGGCGCCAGCCTCGAGCAGGCCTTCCTCGCACTGCTCGACGGCCGCGCAGCCGACCGACCCACGACCCGACCCACGACCGGAGCCGACCGATGA